The following are from one region of the Calditrichota bacterium genome:
- the vanZ gene encoding VanZ family protein → MRRLTPAQMGAIGWALLIFVLSSLPKIPTIPTGFRPIDKVAHFVEYFVFGLLLAGAFAHSSAHRLMRRSLVMAGILGVAYAVLDEFHQKFVPGRFATVEDAIADTLGVMVGLLVYLRWHRRQLRAQMVPEAALGAHGPSSSGSAGGSRAEER, encoded by the coding sequence GTGAGACGCCTGACTCCAGCCCAGATGGGCGCCATCGGCTGGGCATTGCTCATTTTCGTGCTCTCGTCTCTGCCAAAGATTCCAACAATCCCCACGGGCTTTCGGCCCATTGACAAGGTAGCCCACTTCGTGGAGTACTTTGTCTTCGGGCTGCTGCTGGCCGGCGCTTTCGCCCATTCCTCTGCCCACCGCCTGATGCGACGCAGCCTGGTCATGGCAGGGATCCTGGGGGTCGCCTATGCTGTCCTTGACGAGTTTCACCAGAAGTTTGTGCCTGGGCGTTTTGCCACGGTGGAGGATGCAATTGCCGATACGCTGGGCGTGATGGTTGGCTTGTTGGTCTACCTGCGGTGGCACCGCCGTCAGCTGCGCGCCCAGATGGTGCCTGAAGCTGCGCTCGGGGCGCATGGACCTTCTTCCTCCGGGTCGGCTGGCGGGTCGCGGGCAGAGGAGCGCTGA